The Alosa sapidissima isolate fAloSap1 chromosome 5, fAloSap1.pri, whole genome shotgun sequence genome has a window encoding:
- the grik1a gene encoding glutamate receptor ionotropic, kainate 1 isoform X7: MDKYANSCHRTMEKRKNVVVWILYFMSEFYLGSNQVLRIGGIFETRENEPVSVEELAFKFAVTSINRNRTLMPNTTLTYDIQRVNLFDSFEASRRVCDQLALGVVAVFGPSHTSSVSAVQSICNALEVPHIQTRWKHPSVDNKDTFYINLYPEYTSISRAILDIVTFLKWKSVTIVYEDSTGLMRMQELIKAPSKNNLKVRIRQLPTDSSDARPLLKEMKKGKEFYVIFDCTYQMAAELLKQLMSMGMMTEYYHFFFTTLDLFALDLEPYRFTGVNMTAFRMLNLDNPAVASVMEKWSMERLQAPPKPDTTLLNGVMTTEAALMYDAVFMVAVASQRATQMTVSSLQCHRHKPWRYGPRFMNLFREARWDGLTGRIVVNKTDGLRRDFDLDLISLKEEGNAKRVAGAKWLKKWTKLGVWNSFTGLNLTERKKDDANVTASLANRTLIVTTILENPYVMYKKSDKVLYGNDRFEGYCLDLLKELSNILGFSYEVKLVSDGKYGAQNDKGEWNGMVRELIDHIADLAVAPLTITYVREKVIDFSKPFMTLGISILYRKPNGTNPGVFSFLNPLTPDIWMYVLLACIGVSCVLFAIARFSPYEWYNPHPCNPASDVVQNNFTLLNSFWFGVAALMRQESLEGSGGSSR; this comes from the exons ATGGATAAGTATGCCAACTCCTGCCATAGAACCATGGAGAAAAGGAAAAATGTAGTGGTTTGGATATTGTACTTTATGTCGGAGTTCTACCTGGGCTCTAACCAAGTACTGCGAATTG GGGGAATCTTCGAGACACGGGAGAATGAGCCTGTGAGTGTGGAGGAGCTAGCCTTCAAATTTGCTGTCACCAGCATCAACCGAAACAGAACCTTAATGCCAAATACCACATTGACCTATGACATTCAGAGAGTAAACCTCTTCGACAGCTTTGAAGCCTCCAGAAGAG TGTGTGATCAGCTAGCCTTAGGCGTGGTGGCCGTCTTCGGGCCCTCTCACACCTCCTCGGTCAGCGCTGTCCAGTCTATCTGCAATGCCCTGGAGGTGCCGCACATCCAGACCCGCTGGAAGCACCCGTCCGTGGACAACAAGGACACGTTCTACATCAACCTCTACCCAGAGTACACTTCCATCAGCCGGGCCATCCTGGACATTGTCACCTTCCTCAAGTGGAAGTCTGTCACCATTGTCTATGAGGACAGCACAG GCTTGATGCGGATGCAGGAGCTGATCAAAGCCCCGTCCAAGAACAACCTGAAGGTCCGCATCCGCCAGCTCCCCACGGACAGCTCCGACGCCCGGCCCCTGCTCAAGGAGATGAAGAAGGGCAAGGAGTTCTATGTCATCTTTGATTGCACCTATCAGATGGCTGCAGAGCTCCTCAAACAG CTGATGTCAATGGGAATGATGACAGAGTACTACCATTTCTTCTTCACTACTCTG GATCTGTTTGCCTTGGATCTGGAGCCTTACCGTTTCACTGGCGTGAACATGACGGCCTTCCGCATGCTCAACCTGGACAACCCTGCGGTGGCCTCGGTGATGGAGAAGTGGTCCATGGAGCGGCTGCAGGCTCCACCCAAACCAGACACCACTCTGCTGAATGGAGTCATGACA ACGGAGGCTGCTCTGATGTACGACGCCGTGTTCATGGTCGCTGTGGCATCCCAGCGCGCCACCCAGATGACGGTGAGCTCTCTGCAGTGCCACCGGCACAAACCCTGGCGCTACGGACCCCGCTTCATGAATCTGTTCCGAGAG GCTCGCTGGGACGGCTTGACAGGACGCATCGTCGTGAACAAGACCGATGGCTTGAGGAGAGACTTTGACTTGGACCTGATCAGTCTAAAAGAGGAAGGGAATGCCAAG CGTGTTGCAGGTGCCAAGTGGCTGAAGAAGTGGACAAAG CTTGGAGTGTGGAATTCCTTCACTGGCCTTAACTTgacagaaaggaagaaagacgaTGCCAATGTCACTGCTTCACTGGCCAACCGAACACTTATAGTCACCACAATATTG GAAAATCCCTATGTGATGTACAAGAAATCAGACAAAGTTTTGTATGGAAATGACCGCTTTGAGGGCTACTGTCTGGACCTGCTGAAAGAGCTGTCCAACATCCTGGGCTTTTCCTACGAGGTGAAACTGGTTTCCGACGGCAAATACGGAGCCCAGAATGACAAGggagaatggaatggaatggttCGGGAGCTCATAGACCAT ATTGCAGACTTGGCTGTGGCCCCTCTGACCATCACCTACGTGAGGGAGAAGGTCATCGACTTCTCCAAGCCCTTCATGACGCTGGGCATCAGCATCCTGTACCGCAAGCCCAACGGCACCAACCCGGGGGTCTTCTCGTTCCTCAACCCACTGACCCCCGACATCTGGATGTACGTGCTGCTGGCCTGCATCGGAGTCAGCTGTGTGCTTTTTGCCATCGCCAG gttcaGTCCCTACGAGTGGTACAACCCACATCCCTGCAACCCAGCCTCAGACGTGGTGCAAAACAATTTCACGTTGCTTAATAGCTTCTGGTTTGGGGTTGCGGCTCTTATGCGGCAAG AATCGCTGGAGGGATCTGGTGGTTCTTCACGCTAA